A window of the Euzebya pacifica genome harbors these coding sequences:
- a CDS encoding metallophosphoesterase family protein, whose product MSTPDPSMRVAVLADTHRRADRAGDLPDAVFDLVRDADVILHAGDIVEQEVLDVLARHAPVHAVLGNNDPSLAGVLPERLEVELAGVRIGMVHDSGQAKGRAERLHGMFPEADVVVFGHSHIPWNETGVDGQLLFNPGSPTQRRRQPVATMGRLTLRDGVVEEATILPVVAA is encoded by the coding sequence GTGTCCACCCCTGATCCGTCCATGCGTGTGGCCGTGCTGGCCGACACCCACCGGCGAGCCGACCGTGCCGGGGACCTGCCCGACGCGGTGTTCGACCTCGTGCGCGACGCCGACGTGATCCTGCACGCCGGCGACATCGTCGAGCAGGAGGTCCTCGACGTGCTGGCTCGCCACGCCCCCGTGCACGCGGTCCTCGGCAACAACGACCCGTCGCTTGCCGGCGTGCTGCCCGAGCGGCTGGAGGTCGAGCTGGCCGGGGTGCGCATCGGGATGGTGCACGACAGCGGACAGGCCAAGGGCAGGGCCGAGCGGTTGCACGGCATGTTCCCCGAGGCCGACGTGGTCGTCTTCGGGCACAGCCACATCCCGTGGAACGAGACGGGGGTGGACGGGCAGCTGCTGTTCAACCCGGGCTCACCGACCCAACGCCGTCGTCAGCCCGTGGCGACGATGGGTCGGCTGACCCTCCGCGACGGCGTGGTCGAGGAGGCCACGATCCTGCCGGTGGTCGCGGCGTGA
- a CDS encoding cell wall-binding repeat-containing protein, protein MQSSLSHRRPFMSAVGLLALLLPLLVGSLAPAAAQPDPDPPGVSSVADDVTAVPWDGAAPAERMRAVAALAPTSRAIVTTTGAFPDALASGVLQDDAMLVGATDGRLDDATKALLTTAGVDEVIILGGVAAVPEDVRDDLPVGADVTRISGLDRTETAAEAAVQAATGDVSTVLLARARGPEDNPSAGFIDAIGAGAWAAATGYPVLLVDNNFVTDATRAAMADLDPDELVVIGGTAAVSEEAAEAVAAGRDIRRVAGPERFTTAARIAEETRPDGAETVVLLDGTDPEAWTTGFAAAHPAATGDAAILLSNGDELPTATLAALDDLSPSALICAAPAVACNAARDAAGFAPLVPLAVAPAPGSPLPVGTTVSFTGETEVTLDDDGGCLTGGTRSGDAARDCTVVVRVAGDDNRVGRTATVTWPALITSDTTVEAPTEYLSPLAGGRWDFDEAVDVRPAADINNSKGAQVDTGASVLRYGGEPGNVPVLWSGFGGAVPVPPDGLAVPVDTTRFTRFLARVYSPAAGPLGLEFRSCSTTPNVDCINPASMVAQGRAGTNLQPGWQTVAIDLAGDPAWTGNPIHTIYLYANGGTIVDDLRITDGSTASTITTTTAPGVAVRWDLDEDPSNNTDPTSALWGELPGGVLDPDVLPPGRYWLHTVAADGTAGSTAGPIDIVSPGLSEGPLVLDGEWARDVRGNAWDFAAGGLVAGTDDVIELTNAERIDGPGLTGRNTNHSGDPYVVLDVPAPIDTAVWTHVVVEFSVDGPFDLAFAPGGGTMGRVLYQQGDQAWRNGNDIVAYPNQRTYVVEMTSPHSLEPNTPLWQAAPVTGLRFDPNEDEAPGRTWRVESISLTRGWPTR, encoded by the coding sequence ATGCAGTCATCACTGTCGCATCGCCGACCATTCATGTCCGCCGTCGGGCTCCTCGCCCTGCTCCTCCCCCTCCTCGTGGGGTCACTCGCCCCCGCCGCCGCCCAGCCCGACCCCGATCCGCCCGGCGTGTCCTCGGTTGCCGACGACGTCACCGCGGTGCCGTGGGACGGCGCCGCGCCAGCCGAACGGATGCGGGCCGTCGCGGCGCTGGCCCCCACCAGCCGTGCGATCGTCACGACGACAGGTGCCTTCCCCGACGCGCTGGCCTCCGGCGTCCTGCAGGACGACGCGATGCTGGTCGGAGCGACCGACGGTCGTCTCGACGACGCCACGAAGGCCCTCCTGACCACCGCCGGCGTCGACGAGGTCATCATCCTCGGCGGCGTCGCCGCCGTGCCCGAGGACGTTCGTGACGACCTGCCGGTCGGCGCCGACGTCACCCGCATCTCCGGCCTCGACCGCACGGAGACCGCGGCCGAGGCCGCCGTGCAGGCCGCCACCGGCGACGTCTCCACGGTCCTGCTGGCCCGCGCCCGCGGACCGGAGGACAACCCCTCCGCTGGGTTCATCGACGCCATCGGCGCCGGAGCCTGGGCCGCCGCCACCGGCTACCCGGTGCTCCTGGTGGACAACAACTTCGTGACCGACGCCACCCGAGCGGCGATGGCCGACCTCGACCCCGACGAGCTGGTCGTCATCGGTGGCACCGCCGCGGTGTCGGAGGAAGCGGCCGAGGCCGTCGCCGCCGGCCGCGACATCCGCCGTGTCGCTGGTCCCGAGCGGTTCACGACGGCCGCCCGCATCGCCGAGGAGACCCGCCCCGACGGTGCCGAGACCGTCGTGCTCCTCGACGGCACCGACCCCGAGGCCTGGACCACGGGCTTCGCGGCCGCCCATCCCGCGGCCACCGGCGACGCCGCCATCCTGCTGAGCAACGGCGATGAGCTGCCGACGGCGACGCTCGCCGCGCTGGACGACCTGTCCCCCTCCGCGTTGATCTGTGCCGCCCCAGCCGTGGCGTGCAACGCCGCAAGGGATGCTGCTGGGTTCGCCCCCCTGGTCCCCCTCGCGGTGGCCCCTGCCCCGGGTTCGCCCCTGCCCGTCGGAACCACCGTGTCCTTCACCGGCGAGACCGAGGTCACCCTCGACGACGATGGCGGCTGCCTGACCGGTGGCACCCGCTCGGGTGACGCTGCCCGTGACTGCACCGTCGTCGTCCGGGTCGCCGGTGACGACAACCGGGTCGGTCGGACCGCCACCGTCACCTGGCCGGCGCTGATCACCTCCGACACCACGGTCGAGGCGCCCACGGAGTACCTGTCGCCCCTCGCCGGTGGCCGCTGGGACTTCGACGAGGCCGTCGACGTCCGCCCTGCCGCCGACATCAACAACAGCAAGGGCGCCCAGGTCGACACCGGCGCGTCGGTGCTTCGCTACGGCGGCGAACCGGGCAACGTGCCCGTCCTGTGGTCCGGCTTCGGCGGCGCCGTTCCCGTGCCGCCGGACGGGCTGGCCGTCCCGGTCGACACCACCCGGTTCACGCGGTTCCTCGCCCGTGTCTACAGCCCTGCTGCCGGCCCGCTGGGGCTGGAGTTCCGGTCGTGCTCGACGACCCCCAACGTGGACTGCATCAACCCGGCGTCGATGGTGGCGCAGGGTCGCGCAGGGACGAACCTGCAGCCGGGCTGGCAGACCGTCGCCATCGACCTGGCCGGTGACCCGGCGTGGACCGGCAACCCGATCCACACGATCTACCTGTACGCCAACGGCGGCACGATCGTCGATGACCTCCGGATCACCGACGGTTCGACCGCATCGACCATCACCACGACCACCGCTCCCGGCGTGGCCGTCCGGTGGGACCTCGACGAGGATCCGAGCAACAACACCGACCCGACGTCGGCGCTGTGGGGCGAGCTGCCCGGCGGCGTGCTGGACCCCGACGTGCTTCCGCCCGGCCGCTACTGGCTGCACACCGTCGCGGCCGACGGGACCGCGGGCAGCACCGCCGGCCCGATCGACATCGTCTCGCCCGGCCTGTCCGAGGGCCCGTTGGTACTGGACGGTGAGTGGGCCCGCGATGTCCGTGGCAACGCGTGGGACTTCGCGGCCGGTGGGCTGGTCGCCGGGACCGACGACGTGATCGAGCTGACCAACGCCGAGCGCATCGACGGACCGGGCCTGACCGGCCGCAACACCAACCACTCCGGCGACCCCTACGTCGTGCTGGACGTCCCCGCCCCGATCGACACCGCCGTGTGGACCCACGTGGTCGTGGAGTTCTCCGTCGACGGTCCCTTCGACCTGGCCTTCGCACCAGGTGGCGGGACGATGGGTCGGGTGCTGTACCAGCAGGGTGACCAGGCGTGGCGCAACGGCAACGACATCGTTGCCTACCCCAACCAGCGGACCTACGTGGTGGAGATGACCAGCCCCCACTCGCTGGAGCCCAACACCCCGCTGTGGCAGGCCGCCCCGGTGACCGGGCTGCGCTTCGATCCCAACGAGGACGAGGCCCCCGGCCGCACCTGGCGGGTGGAGTCGATCAGCCTGACCCGGGGGTGGCCGACCCGCTGA
- a CDS encoding heavy metal translocating P-type ATPase: MPDGLRAARLAVTLAALAVGGAFALAGGDDTAAWIWTAGALVQLVPLVRATVRSVVRRQPDVDVIALLAIVGALLAGEPLAAVVVAVMLATGEALEDWAAGRAERSLTALLSHAPDRTQRRVGGVLEDVAVADVRPGDRLVVVSGEVVPVDGVVLDRAVLDESTLTGEAVPVVRDAGQPVLSGVTNIGPPAELRATATAADSTYAGIVRLVSRARSTKPPMVRLADRWAAWFVPLTLFVAGGAWAWSGDPVRALAVLVVATPCPLLLATPIAMVSGISRSARSGVIVKDGRGLEALARVRTVCVDKTGTLTAGHPEVVDVTLFGEVSEADVRSLAAAVEQLSAHPFAAAMVAAAGSAPLPVPTQVEEVAGEGVRGRVEGRVVAVGTRAFVSANGASVGPADPVATGVPGDTVAWVGVEGQVVAAMRLRDPVRPEARRTVQRLNRAGVARTVLVTGDSLDVATGVADAVGITRVHAGCTPAGKVARVAEEQSTQPTAMVGDGVNDAPSLAAADVGIAMGARGATASSEAADLVITADRIDALADVHHIARDTIRIARISAVGGMALSGVAMVAAAVGLLTPVAGAVLQEGIDVLAIAHALRALGPLRRRRPTPAIVGLSPPAAPNPTRVGG, encoded by the coding sequence ATGCCCGACGGGCTCCGCGCCGCCCGCCTCGCGGTGACGCTGGCGGCGCTGGCTGTCGGCGGTGCCTTCGCCCTGGCGGGCGGGGACGACACGGCTGCGTGGATCTGGACGGCCGGAGCCCTCGTCCAGCTGGTGCCCCTCGTCCGGGCGACCGTGCGCAGCGTGGTCCGACGCCAGCCCGACGTCGACGTCATCGCCCTGCTGGCCATCGTCGGCGCGCTGCTGGCCGGCGAACCACTGGCGGCCGTCGTGGTCGCGGTGATGCTCGCCACCGGTGAGGCGCTGGAGGACTGGGCCGCCGGTCGGGCCGAGCGTTCCCTCACCGCCCTGCTCAGCCACGCTCCCGACCGGACCCAGCGACGGGTCGGCGGAGTACTGGAGGACGTGGCGGTCGCCGATGTCCGGCCCGGCGACCGGCTGGTTGTCGTTTCCGGCGAGGTCGTGCCCGTCGACGGCGTCGTGCTGGACCGGGCGGTCCTGGACGAGTCCACCCTGACCGGCGAGGCCGTTCCCGTCGTCCGCGACGCCGGCCAACCCGTGTTGTCGGGGGTCACCAACATCGGCCCACCCGCCGAGCTCCGAGCGACCGCCACGGCGGCCGACAGCACCTACGCCGGCATCGTGCGGTTGGTGTCCCGCGCCCGGTCGACCAAACCCCCGATGGTCAGGCTGGCCGACCGCTGGGCCGCGTGGTTCGTCCCACTGACCCTGTTCGTTGCTGGTGGCGCCTGGGCGTGGTCGGGGGATCCGGTCCGCGCGCTCGCGGTGCTGGTCGTGGCCACGCCGTGCCCGCTGCTGCTCGCCACCCCCATCGCGATGGTCTCCGGCATCTCCCGCTCCGCCCGCTCGGGCGTCATCGTCAAGGACGGGCGAGGACTGGAGGCGCTCGCCCGGGTCCGGACGGTGTGTGTCGACAAGACGGGCACGTTGACTGCCGGCCACCCCGAGGTCGTCGACGTCACCCTCTTCGGCGAGGTGTCGGAGGCCGATGTCCGCAGCTTGGCCGCTGCCGTCGAGCAGCTGTCGGCCCACCCCTTCGCGGCCGCCATGGTCGCGGCCGCCGGGTCGGCTCCGCTGCCGGTACCCACGCAGGTGGAGGAGGTGGCGGGCGAGGGGGTCCGTGGCCGTGTCGAGGGCCGGGTGGTCGCGGTCGGCACACGGGCGTTCGTGTCCGCGAACGGGGCGTCGGTGGGCCCCGCCGATCCGGTGGCCACGGGCGTGCCGGGCGACACCGTGGCATGGGTGGGGGTCGAGGGGCAGGTGGTGGCGGCGATGCGACTGCGGGACCCCGTCCGGCCCGAGGCACGCCGCACCGTCCAGCGGCTGAACAGGGCCGGCGTGGCACGGACGGTCCTGGTCACCGGCGACTCGCTGGACGTGGCAACCGGTGTCGCGGACGCGGTCGGCATCACCCGGGTGCACGCCGGGTGCACGCCCGCCGGCAAGGTGGCGAGGGTGGCAGAGGAGCAGTCCACGCAGCCCACGGCGATGGTCGGCGACGGGGTCAACGATGCGCCGTCCCTGGCCGCCGCCGACGTTGGCATCGCGATGGGGGCACGCGGGGCGACGGCGTCGAGCGAGGCGGCCGACCTCGTCATCACCGCAGACCGCATCGATGCCCTTGCCGACGTGCATCACATCGCCCGGGACACCATCCGCATCGCCCGGATCAGCGCGGTCGGCGGCATGGCCCTGTCGGGCGTCGCCATGGTGGCTGCGGCGGTCGGCCTGCTGACGCCGGTCGCGGGCGCGGTGCTGCAGGAGGGCATCGACGTCCTCGCGATCGCCCACGCCCTCCGCGCGCTCGGCCCCCTCCGCCGCCGGCGGCCAACCCCAGCGATTGTCGGGTTGTCCCCGCCGGCCGCCCCGAACCCGACACGCGTCGGGGGGTGA
- a CDS encoding DUF952 domain-containing protein, with protein MTAGPVIVHVIGRDEWAAVADVLAPASLEVEGFVHCADPDQVAGVIERYYADRDDLLLLQIDVGRVEAPIVREDTTGRGEAFPHVYGPIPRAAVVDVTPA; from the coding sequence GTGACGGCCGGTCCGGTCATCGTGCACGTCATCGGCCGCGACGAGTGGGCGGCGGTGGCCGACGTGCTGGCCCCGGCGAGCCTGGAGGTCGAGGGGTTCGTGCACTGCGCCGACCCCGACCAGGTCGCCGGCGTCATCGAGCGCTACTACGCCGACCGCGACGACCTGCTCCTCCTCCAGATCGATGTCGGGAGGGTCGAGGCGCCGATCGTCCGCGAGGACACCACCGGACGCGGCGAGGCGTTCCCCCACGTCTACGGCCCCATCCCCCGCGCGGCCGTGGTCGACGTCACCCCGGCCTGA
- a CDS encoding carboxymuconolactone decarboxylase family protein, giving the protein MTATSITDTSISDAHNAQVIDDLRAPTRAFRKAAPEAWAGFGALHQAAVADGVVPASMKELVALAIAVTQHCDGCVAYHAKAAVMKGATREQAVEVLEVALLMAGGPASVWAPRALAAFDEFADVRGTTT; this is encoded by the coding sequence ATGACCGCGACGTCCATCACCGACACGTCCATCTCCGACGCCCACAACGCGCAGGTGATCGACGACCTCCGCGCACCGACCAGGGCCTTCCGAAAGGCTGCGCCAGAGGCGTGGGCCGGCTTCGGTGCCCTCCACCAAGCGGCGGTTGCCGACGGGGTCGTGCCCGCATCCATGAAGGAGCTGGTCGCGCTCGCCATCGCGGTCACACAGCACTGCGACGGCTGCGTGGCCTATCACGCCAAGGCGGCGGTGATGAAGGGCGCCACCCGCGAGCAGGCGGTGGAGGTCCTCGAGGTGGCGCTGCTCATGGCGGGCGGCCCCGCGTCGGTCTGGGCGCCCAGGGCCCTCGCGGCGTTCGACGAGTTCGCCGACGTGCGCGGCACCACGACCTGA
- a CDS encoding IS30 family transposase, translated as MVRSRAKGEKRWLRLPDEVRAEVIRRARAGQGRRQILEEVDISVGSFLNVLKPFGGVLRAELATDPSPHRLSLDDRVEIRLGIGRGETYQAIADRVGRHKSSVWREVDRNGGREAYRPMLAHKRAHEQARRAKPTKLASCAELAGLVEHGLRRLWSPQQIAADLKERFGDDESMTVSHETIYKSLYVQGRGELRRELTSCLRTGRAKRVPSGRSPRPRMHDMVMISERPAEVEDRAVPGHWEGDLIIGKDGKSAVGTLVERSTRYVMLMHLDGDRTAATVRDAMTTAITGLPEHLRRSITWDQGIEMAEHVQFTIDTDVPVYFCDPHSPWQRGSNENTNGLLRQYMPKGTDLSVHTPADLNDFAESLNTRPRQTLGWKTPAAQLAQLVAPTG; from the coding sequence ATGGTGAGGTCGAGGGCCAAGGGTGAGAAGCGGTGGTTGCGGTTGCCTGATGAGGTGCGGGCGGAGGTGATCCGTCGGGCACGAGCCGGTCAGGGCCGCCGGCAGATCCTTGAGGAGGTCGACATCTCCGTGGGCAGCTTCCTCAACGTGCTCAAGCCGTTCGGTGGGGTGTTGCGGGCAGAGCTTGCGACTGATCCCTCACCGCACCGGTTGTCGCTTGATGATCGGGTGGAGATCCGGTTGGGGATCGGTCGGGGCGAGACCTATCAGGCCATCGCCGATCGGGTCGGCCGGCACAAGTCCTCGGTGTGGCGCGAGGTGGACCGCAACGGTGGCCGTGAGGCCTACCGGCCGATGCTTGCCCACAAGCGTGCCCACGAGCAGGCACGGCGGGCCAAGCCGACCAAGCTCGCCAGCTGCGCGGAGCTGGCCGGCCTCGTCGAGCACGGCCTGCGCAGACTGTGGTCGCCCCAGCAGATCGCTGCAGATCTCAAGGAGCGGTTCGGCGACGATGAGTCGATGACGGTGTCACACGAGACGATCTACAAGTCGCTGTACGTCCAGGGGCGGGGCGAGCTGCGACGCGAGCTGACGTCGTGCCTGCGGACCGGTCGGGCCAAGCGGGTCCCCTCCGGTCGGTCTCCCCGGCCACGCATGCACGACATGGTGATGATCAGCGAGCGGCCCGCGGAGGTGGAGGACCGTGCCGTGCCCGGTCACTGGGAGGGCGACCTGATCATCGGCAAGGACGGCAAGTCCGCGGTGGGCACCCTGGTGGAGCGCTCCACGCGCTACGTGATGCTGATGCACCTCGATGGCGACCGGACCGCCGCGACGGTGCGCGATGCCATGACCACCGCGATCACTGGGCTGCCCGAGCACCTGCGGCGGTCCATCACCTGGGACCAGGGCATCGAGATGGCCGAGCACGTCCAGTTCACCATCGACACCGACGTGCCCGTCTACTTCTGCGACCCCCACTCGCCCTGGCAACGCGGTTCCAACGAGAACACCAACGGGTTGCTGCGCCAGTACATGCCCAAGGGCACCGACCTGTCAGTCCACACCCCAGCGGACCTCAACGACTTCGCCGAGAGCCTCAACACCCGCCCCCGACAAACCCTCGGCTGGAAGACCCCAGCCGCCCAACTCGCCCAACTTGTTGCACCCACCGGTTGA
- a CDS encoding DUF3556 domain-containing protein, translating into MGFKTADMPPVDPAEYDSMPFMDRMRMLATHWVEYGFGGPKQMHMLYVYKLLFYVIAGVVVVGVSTPGLSLADLGDWWGEPIVYEKFIVWTLLFEITGYASSSGPLAFKFAPFTGGWRYWTRRNTLRLPPWPSKVPLTAGDHRTLADVTIYGTILVLLVGLLLAPGTQDNAFPGTDAGLIHPMGLLAYVVLIGIMGLRDRVVFLAARSEQYVAILFFFAVLSTPVDMILAAKVAMVSIWMGAGVSKFGHHFTSVVPPMVSNTPWITSTAFKRKLYRDFPNDLRPSRLSWAFAHIGGTVVELCLPVVLLFSTNTTLTWLAIGGMILFHVFITSTFPLAVPLEWNVFFMFAVAWLFGGFPAGEGWGLGDVSSPLVLLAFAVAFLTMPILGNLRPDLVSFLPSMRQYAGNWASATWAFRGDAAEDKLNQHLVKYNANQIDQLAAAFGKEVAEIFMQKAVAWRTMHSQGRALISLMMRHLDRLENYRIREAEFTCTTLVGWQFGDAHLHNEQTITAVQKRCNFEPGECVIVWIESQPIHRKRLEYKVIDAALGVVERGHYHPADAVNEQPWLPNGPIPHTVTWRREGYVPIGEWAHPSVRATVGA; encoded by the coding sequence ATGGGTTTCAAGACCGCAGACATGCCGCCGGTGGATCCGGCGGAGTACGACTCGATGCCGTTCATGGACCGCATGCGCATGCTTGCCACGCACTGGGTCGAGTACGGCTTCGGCGGCCCCAAGCAGATGCACATGCTGTACGTGTACAAGCTGCTGTTCTACGTGATCGCAGGTGTCGTGGTCGTGGGGGTCAGCACTCCCGGCCTGTCGTTGGCCGACCTCGGCGACTGGTGGGGCGAGCCGATCGTCTACGAGAAGTTCATCGTCTGGACCCTGCTGTTCGAGATCACGGGGTACGCCTCCTCGTCGGGTCCGCTGGCGTTCAAGTTCGCCCCCTTCACGGGTGGCTGGCGCTACTGGACCAGGCGCAACACCCTGCGGCTGCCGCCGTGGCCGAGCAAGGTGCCCCTCACCGCGGGTGACCACCGCACCCTCGCCGACGTCACCATCTACGGCACCATCCTGGTGCTGCTCGTCGGGTTGCTGCTGGCGCCCGGCACCCAGGACAACGCCTTCCCCGGAACCGACGCTGGCCTGATCCACCCGATGGGCCTGCTGGCCTACGTGGTCCTCATCGGCATCATGGGCCTGCGCGACCGCGTGGTGTTCCTGGCCGCCCGGTCCGAGCAGTACGTCGCCATCCTGTTCTTCTTCGCCGTCCTGTCGACCCCCGTCGACATGATCCTCGCCGCCAAGGTCGCGATGGTCAGCATCTGGATGGGCGCCGGCGTGTCGAAGTTCGGCCATCACTTCACGTCCGTGGTCCCGCCGATGGTGAGCAACACGCCCTGGATCACCTCGACGGCGTTCAAGCGGAAGCTCTACCGAGATTTCCCCAACGACCTGCGGCCCTCGCGGCTGAGCTGGGCGTTCGCCCACATCGGCGGCACCGTCGTCGAGCTGTGCCTGCCGGTGGTGCTGCTGTTCTCGACCAACACCACGCTCACCTGGCTGGCAATCGGCGGGATGATCCTCTTCCACGTCTTCATCACCTCCACCTTCCCGCTGGCCGTGCCGCTGGAGTGGAACGTGTTCTTCATGTTCGCGGTGGCGTGGCTGTTCGGCGGGTTCCCTGCAGGTGAGGGATGGGGCCTCGGCGACGTCAGCTCGCCGCTGGTCCTGCTGGCCTTCGCCGTGGCGTTCCTGACCATGCCGATCCTGGGCAACCTCCGGCCCGACCTGGTCAGCTTCCTGCCCTCCATGCGGCAGTACGCCGGGAACTGGGCGTCGGCCACCTGGGCGTTCCGTGGCGACGCGGCCGAGGACAAGCTCAACCAGCACCTGGTCAAGTACAACGCCAACCAGATCGACCAGCTGGCGGCGGCCTTCGGCAAGGAGGTCGCGGAGATCTTCATGCAGAAGGCAGTCGCCTGGCGGACGATGCACAGCCAGGGTCGGGCGTTGATCTCGCTGATGATGCGTCACCTCGACCGGCTCGAGAACTACCGCATCCGCGAGGCCGAGTTCACCTGCACGACCCTCGTCGGCTGGCAGTTCGGCGATGCCCACCTGCACAACGAGCAGACGATCACCGCGGTCCAGAAGCGCTGCAACTTCGAGCCGGGCGAGTGCGTCATCGTGTGGATCGAGTCCCAGCCCATCCACCGCAAGCGACTGGAGTACAAGGTCATCGACGCCGCGCTCGGCGTCGTCGAGCGGGGGCACTACCACCCGGCCGACGCCGTCAACGAGCAGCCCTGGCTGCCCAACGGCCCGATCCCCCACACCGTCACCTGGCGGCGCGAGGGCTACGTGCCGATCGGCGAGTGGGCGCACCCGTCGGTTCGTGCGACGGTGGGGGCATGA
- a CDS encoding phytoene desaturase family protein encodes MTDAVVVGSGPNGLAAAVTLATAGVTVRVLEAADTIGGGVRSSELTVPGLLHDECSGFHPLAVDTAFSRSVDLAAHGLTWRWPEVQYSHPLDGGRGAAAFRSVDDTADGLGVDGQAWRRLFGPLVDRFDRIAEDFLQPMLHVPSNPFALARFGLRAAPSVQLLASRMSTPEARALWAGAGAHAMRPFGQPLSAAIGAALATAAHRYGWPVAEGGSQAIATAMRSVIEAHGGTIETGVRVESLDELGTPDLTVLDVAPGAVVRMAGKRLPARVARAYRRYRHGPGAFKVEYAVVGGVPWSHEPTRRAGTVHVIGDFEETAAAEQAVHRGRMPERPFVLLGQQSLADPGRANGDVHPIYAYAHTPHGWTGDATEAITGQVERFAPGFRDRIVATHVRSTTDMSVHNPNYVGGDIVTGANTPWQLVFRPRVALDPYATGIPGVYLCSAATPPGAGAHGMCGFHAARSALDWLGRR; translated from the coding sequence ATGACCGACGCAGTGGTGGTGGGCAGCGGGCCGAACGGCCTCGCTGCCGCCGTCACGCTGGCGACCGCTGGCGTGACGGTCCGGGTGCTGGAGGCCGCCGACACGATCGGCGGCGGGGTGCGCAGCAGCGAGCTGACCGTGCCCGGGCTGCTGCACGACGAGTGCAGCGGCTTCCACCCCCTGGCCGTGGACACCGCGTTCAGCCGCTCGGTGGACCTGGCCGCCCATGGCCTGACCTGGCGGTGGCCCGAGGTGCAGTACAGCCATCCGCTGGACGGGGGAAGGGGGGCCGCGGCGTTCCGCTCGGTGGACGACACGGCCGACGGGCTCGGCGTCGACGGGCAGGCGTGGCGACGGCTGTTCGGGCCGTTGGTCGACCGCTTCGACCGGATCGCCGAGGACTTCCTCCAGCCGATGCTGCACGTCCCGTCCAACCCGTTCGCCCTGGCGCGGTTCGGGCTGCGGGCCGCCCCGTCGGTGCAGCTGTTGGCCTCGCGGATGTCGACCCCGGAGGCCCGGGCGTTGTGGGCCGGTGCCGGCGCGCACGCGATGCGCCCGTTCGGCCAGCCGCTGTCGGCGGCCATCGGCGCGGCGCTGGCGACGGCGGCACATCGGTACGGCTGGCCGGTGGCCGAGGGCGGGTCCCAGGCGATCGCCACGGCGATGCGCTCGGTCATCGAGGCGCACGGTGGGACCATCGAGACCGGTGTCCGCGTCGAGTCGCTGGACGAGCTGGGTACCCCGGACCTGACGGTGCTGGACGTGGCGCCGGGCGCGGTCGTGCGCATGGCCGGCAAGCGACTGCCGGCGCGGGTGGCCAGGGCGTACCGGCGCTACCGCCACGGACCGGGGGCGTTCAAGGTCGAGTACGCCGTCGTGGGTGGGGTGCCGTGGAGCCACGAACCCACCCGACGGGCCGGCACCGTGCATGTCATCGGCGACTTCGAGGAGACGGCGGCGGCCGAGCAGGCGGTGCACCGGGGGAGGATGCCCGAGCGCCCGTTCGTCCTGCTCGGCCAGCAGTCCCTCGCCGACCCCGGGCGGGCCAACGGCGACGTGCACCCCATCTACGCCTACGCCCACACCCCGCACGGCTGGACCGGCGACGCCACCGAGGCGATCACGGGACAGGTCGAACGGTTCGCCCCCGGCTTCCGGGACCGCATCGTCGCGACACACGTGCGGTCGACCACGGACATGTCGGTGCACAACCCCAACTACGTCGGTGGGGACATCGTCACGGGGGCCAACACGCCGTGGCAGCTCGTCTTCCGACCGCGGGTGGCGCTGGACCCCTACGCCACCGGCATCCCCGGGGTGTACCTGTGCTCGGCGGCCACCCCGCCCGGCGCCGGCGCCCACGGCATGTGCGGCTTCCACGCCGCCCGGTCGGCCCTGGACTGGCTGGGCCGCCGGTAG